The following proteins come from a genomic window of Helicobacter sp. MIT 99-5507:
- a CDS encoding DNA-directed RNA polymerase subunit omega, with translation MDRIEDVLEKALEKVDNDRYKLSCFVFSRVKELGNGATPLVNMDVTRYKLTDIALKEIAEGKIFLDRIDNVE, from the coding sequence ATGGATAGAATCGAAGATGTATTAGAAAAAGCATTAGAAAAAGTTGATAATGATAGATATAAATTATCTTGCTTTGTATTTAGCAGAGTAAAGGAATTGGGCAATGGTGCAACTCCACTTGTTAATATGGATGTAACTAGATATAAATTAACAGATATAGCATTAAAAGAGATTGCAGAAGGTAAGATCTTTCTAGATAGAATAGATAATGTAGAGTAG
- the pyrH gene encoding UMP kinase — MNAQNKKSRVLVKFSGEALAGGNGFGVDIKILQYIAQEIKLLAQNDIEICIVIGGGNIIRGVSASEGGIIRRTSGDYMGMLATVINAVAMQEALEHCGVDVRVQSAIEIQEICETYIHRRAIRHIQKGRVVIFAAGTGNPFFTTDTAATLRAIEIEADVIVKATKVDGIYNKDPNKFDDAVRFDSLSYDQALKDDIKVMDDTSIALAKDNRLPIIVCNMFKPGNLLDIIKYNRGIYSIVK, encoded by the coding sequence ATTAATGCACAAAACAAAAAGAGTAGAGTTTTAGTCAAATTCTCTGGAGAAGCATTAGCTGGTGGCAATGGTTTTGGTGTAGATATCAAAATATTGCAATATATTGCACAAGAAATAAAATTATTGGCTCAAAATGATATTGAGATTTGCATAGTAATTGGCGGTGGAAATATCATTAGAGGCGTGAGTGCTAGTGAAGGTGGTATCATAAGAAGGACTAGCGGGGATTATATGGGAATGCTTGCAACTGTGATTAATGCTGTTGCAATGCAAGAAGCATTAGAGCATTGCGGTGTTGATGTTAGAGTGCAAAGTGCAATTGAGATTCAAGAAATATGTGAGACTTATATCCATAGAAGGGCTATTAGGCATATTCAAAAAGGTAGAGTAGTGATATTTGCAGCTGGAACTGGAAATCCATTTTTTACAACCGATACAGCAGCGACACTAAGGGCTATTGAAATTGAAGCTGATGTAATAGTAAAGGCTACAAAAGTAGATGGAATCTACAATAAAGATCCAAATAAATTTGATGATGCAGTGAGATTTGATTCTCTATCTTATGATCAGGCATTAAAAGATGATATTAAAGTTATGGATGACACCTCAATAGCATTAGCAAAAGATAATAGATTGCCAATTATTGTTTGCAATATGTTTAAACCGGGTAACTTACTCGACATCATTAAGTATAATAGAGGCATTTATTCAATTGTAAAATAA
- a CDS encoding peptidylprolyl isomerase, which yields MITWMQKHKKYLIVTVWISSIAFIAATMVGWGAYNFSSSASNVAKVGNIDISINDFQRQYQDIYNRYNEQYQKVLNQNLDEEQAKKMGLENEALQILIDRALLENFAIDSGIRISNEDIAIELQSFDIFKENGKFSRERYEEFLRQSRMRAADFENLIKKDLFIKKIIDSLPSMLTPLEQELFTLPNRLEDRISIEIINNVRLNITNDDLQKYYNENKDNYKKDREFEVEIIETKIENKEIVESELVAYYDVNKSNYTKDGEILDFNNIKDEVKKDYQKREAQKDALKTYNDFKANKINGDKITISEVDINNEILNALNTAKEGDIIKPMFNGDKFVTIKILKKLPQQTKSFDEVKNILKLDYEKTAKQDAIKKEAESKLNVFKGQDIGFISIDKTRQIKNLNEFEVQQLLNKIFTSDSRNGYLLLPNKAILYKITEQRIVNKKIDNKELEVFKNIKYNLMERAILDFLSKEYKIINNLKKDS from the coding sequence ATGATTACTTGGATGCAAAAGCACAAAAAATACCTTATTGTAACCGTATGGATAAGCAGTATTGCATTCATCGCTGCTACTATGGTTGGTTGGGGTGCTTATAATTTCTCTTCATCAGCCTCTAATGTAGCAAAGGTTGGAAATATAGATATCAGTATTAATGATTTTCAAAGACAATATCAAGATATATATAATAGATACAATGAACAATATCAAAAAGTCTTAAATCAAAATCTAGATGAAGAGCAAGCAAAAAAGATGGGGCTTGAAAATGAAGCATTACAGATACTTATAGATAGGGCATTGTTAGAAAATTTTGCTATAGATTCTGGTATTAGAATAAGCAATGAAGACATAGCAATAGAATTGCAAAGCTTTGATATTTTTAAAGAAAATGGAAAATTCTCAAGAGAAAGATATGAAGAATTTTTACGCCAAAGCAGAATGAGGGCTGCGGACTTTGAGAATCTAATAAAAAAAGATTTATTTATAAAAAAAATAATCGATTCACTTCCTAGTATGCTAACTCCACTAGAACAAGAATTATTCACATTGCCAAATCGATTAGAAGATAGAATCTCTATTGAAATCATTAATAATGTAAGATTAAATATTACAAATGATGATTTACAAAAATATTACAATGAAAATAAAGATAATTATAAAAAGGATAGAGAATTTGAAGTAGAAATAATAGAAACTAAAATAGAAAATAAAGAAATAGTAGAAAGTGAGTTAGTTGCTTATTATGATGTAAATAAATCAAATTATACAAAAGATGGTGAAATATTAGACTTTAATAATATTAAAGATGAGGTAAAAAAAGATTATCAAAAAAGGGAAGCACAAAAAGATGCTTTAAAAACATATAATGATTTTAAAGCAAATAAAATAAATGGCGATAAGATAACCATTAGCGAAGTAGATATAAATAATGAAATACTAAATGCATTAAATACTGCAAAAGAAGGTGATATTATAAAACCTATGTTTAATGGTGATAAGTTTGTAACAATTAAGATTCTAAAAAAACTTCCACAGCAAACAAAAAGTTTTGATGAAGTAAAAAACATATTAAAATTAGATTATGAAAAAACAGCAAAACAAGATGCAATCAAAAAAGAAGCAGAATCTAAACTAAATGTATTTAAAGGTCAAGATATAGGTTTTATATCTATCGACAAAACAAGACAAATAAAGAATCTAAATGAATTTGAAGTGCAACAATTATTAAATAAAATATTTACTTCAGATTCTAGAAATGGGTATTTATTATTACCAAATAAAGCGATTTTATATAAGATTACAGAACAAAGAATTGTCAATAAAAAAATTGATAATAAGGAATTGGAAGTATTTAAAAATATTAAATACAATCTAATGGAACGCGCAATACTTGATTTTTTATCTAAAGAATATAAAATAATAAACAATCTTAAAAAGGATTCGTGA
- the ftsA gene encoding cell division protein FtsA has translation MILEKVILGIDIGSSKICSLIAEIKDGVPHIIGMGIQPAQGIRKGTITNIEQASKSIRESVNDAKRIAGVNISQAIISISGSYTKSINSNAITNNSNKEIGIQEINRAMNTALYNADIPNNYEMLHTLPYSFKVDGGEYVDNPFGMNGARLDVSTHIIAAQKNGLENLKKAVRNAGIEVSDVVLNAYASSIAVLTNEEKELGVACIDMGASSCDIMIHYGNAMRYNYSLGVGSAHITKDIGTVLNITLTTAEELKRKHITLYDLTPEDIYSVLEIPSENKSIQLETLHGVVTSRVSETLMLIEEIIEHSGLRNNLGAGIVITGGMASMKGLAEIALNIFKGLPVRIASPKDINGSFDILDPSYSTAIGLILYGSGKYTNYELDANKKLRYSNQSKTTDSSKSYDPKDSNDLSDLKIIKDEETKVEKEKIDIKLKKNTATEKIVEWLKNLF, from the coding sequence GTGATTTTGGAAAAAGTAATTCTTGGTATTGATATAGGATCTTCAAAAATATGCTCTCTTATTGCAGAGATAAAAGATGGAGTTCCACATATCATTGGAATGGGGATTCAACCAGCTCAAGGTATAAGAAAAGGCACAATAACAAATATAGAACAAGCAAGTAAGTCAATTAGAGAGTCTGTAAATGATGCAAAAAGGATTGCCGGAGTTAATATCTCACAAGCAATTATCTCAATATCTGGTTCATATACAAAAAGTATAAATAGCAATGCAATAACAAATAATTCAAATAAAGAAATAGGAATTCAAGAAATAAATAGGGCAATGAATACAGCCTTATATAATGCAGATATACCAAATAATTATGAAATGTTGCATACACTTCCTTATTCATTTAAGGTTGATGGTGGCGAATATGTTGATAATCCATTTGGCATGAATGGTGCTAGATTGGATGTATCTACACATATTATTGCCGCACAAAAAAATGGGCTTGAGAATCTAAAAAAAGCTGTAAGAAATGCTGGCATAGAAGTAAGCGATGTCGTATTAAATGCTTATGCATCATCAATTGCAGTTTTAACAAATGAAGAAAAAGAATTAGGTGTAGCCTGTATTGATATGGGAGCAAGCAGTTGTGATATTATGATACATTATGGAAATGCTATGAGATATAATTATTCCTTAGGTGTTGGCTCAGCACATATTACAAAAGATATAGGAACAGTTCTAAATATCACACTAACAACAGCAGAAGAATTAAAAAGAAAACATATAACATTATATGATTTGACACCAGAAGATATTTATTCGGTATTGGAGATTCCATCAGAAAACAAAAGTATTCAATTAGAGACTTTGCATGGTGTTGTTACATCTCGTGTATCTGAAACATTAATGCTCATTGAAGAGATTATAGAACATAGTGGTCTAAGAAATAATCTTGGTGCTGGTATAGTTATCACTGGCGGAATGGCTAGCATGAAAGGTCTAGCAGAAATAGCTTTGAATATATTCAAAGGATTACCTGTTAGAATCGCAAGCCCTAAAGACATAAATGGCTCATTTGATATACTAGATCCATCATATTCAACCGCTATAGGATTGATATTATATGGTTCTGGTAAATATACTAATTATGAACTAGATGCAAATAAAAAACTAAGATATAGCAATCAAAGTAAAACTACAGATAGTTCAAAATCATACGATCCAAAGGATAGTAATGATTTAAGCGATTTAAAAATCATAAAAGATGAAGAAACTAAAGTAGAAAAAGAAAAAATTGATATAAAACTAAAGAAAAATACAGCTACAGAAAAAATTGTAGAATGGTTAAAAAATTTATTTTAA
- the ftsZ gene encoding cell division protein FtsZ, with protein MDINIEELSQLNEVKITAIGVGGGGSNAINHLSIHGVYNTINLVAINTDKQHLDKTESHVKLLIGEKITRGFGAGMDPSIGQKSAEESYEQIKDIIKDSNIVFIATGLGGGTGTGASPVVAKAAKDIGALTIAVVTKPFKFEGERKEEVAEKGIRELKEFVDAIIVVPNEKLLATVDKKLGMRDAFKLVDNILAQALNGVSSIILNSSGGGINADYADLERVMQHKGLALIGVGNKTGEDSAIEAVKEALESPLLDNIDIKGCKGAILYYEINENYPIYAIPNANELIQHKLDPNGIFKFAYSFNNEIQDDQIKATLVVTGFEKEVVVKEPNENNNSVNIKNATPQSIRLRRVSGSNESLFEGDLETPSFLRNQRD; from the coding sequence ATGGATATAAATATAGAAGAACTATCTCAACTAAATGAAGTAAAAATTACTGCTATTGGTGTAGGTGGCGGTGGAAGTAACGCGATAAATCACTTAAGTATCCATGGTGTTTATAATACTATAAACCTAGTAGCCATCAATACAGATAAACAGCATTTAGATAAAACAGAATCTCATGTAAAACTGCTTATTGGAGAAAAGATTACTAGAGGATTTGGTGCTGGAATGGATCCTTCAATTGGGCAAAAAAGTGCTGAAGAAAGCTATGAACAAATCAAAGATATAATCAAAGATTCAAATATTGTATTTATTGCTACAGGTCTTGGTGGCGGAACAGGAACTGGTGCATCACCCGTAGTAGCAAAAGCTGCGAAAGATATCGGGGCACTTACAATAGCAGTGGTTACAAAACCATTTAAGTTTGAGGGGGAAAGAAAAGAAGAGGTAGCAGAAAAAGGCATAAGAGAATTAAAAGAATTTGTAGATGCAATTATTGTAGTTCCAAATGAAAAGCTACTTGCTACAGTAGATAAAAAATTAGGAATGAGAGATGCATTCAAACTTGTTGATAATATACTAGCACAAGCATTAAATGGAGTATCATCGATTATTTTAAATAGTAGTGGTGGTGGTATAAATGCAGATTATGCTGACTTGGAAAGAGTTATGCAGCATAAAGGATTGGCATTAATTGGTGTAGGCAATAAGACAGGTGAAGATTCTGCAATAGAAGCGGTTAAAGAAGCTTTAGAATCTCCATTGCTAGATAATATCGATATAAAAGGCTGTAAAGGCGCTATTTTATATTATGAAATAAATGAAAATTATCCAATATATGCTATACCTAATGCAAATGAATTAATACAGCATAAGTTAGATCCAAATGGAATCTTTAAATTTGCTTACTCATTTAATAATGAAATACAAGATGACCAAATAAAAGCCACTCTAGTTGTAACAGGATTTGAAAAAGAAGTAGTAGTAAAAGAACCAAATGAAAACAATAATTCTGTAAATATTAAAAATGCAACACCACAAAGTATTAGATTGCGAAGAGTAAGTGGATCAAATGAAAGTCTATTTGAAGGGGATTTAGAAACTCCTTCTTTTCTAAGAAATCAAAGAGATTAA
- a CDS encoding GDSL-type esterase/lipase family protein yields the protein MKYLVIFAIIIMAVIYINKGNTNNHICQLKGENIITIGDSIANGFGVNSNDSFAIKSAKLLNKNPIKMGINGETSAGLLMRIDKTLSSIDNIAAIFISIGGNDFLRNIDRNITESNIDKIVENSKKYTNCIVLLGIPSSVSGSILGNVSPIYNNISKKYNILVESKSMVEILKDRTLKVDQIHPNEAGHSMIATNIATLIKNNK from the coding sequence ATGAAATATTTAGTTATTTTTGCCATAATTATTATGGCTGTAATCTACATAAATAAAGGCAATACAAATAATCATATATGCCAATTAAAAGGTGAAAATATAATAACCATAGGTGATAGTATCGCAAATGGTTTTGGAGTAAATAGTAATGATAGTTTTGCTATAAAAAGTGCAAAGCTATTAAATAAAAATCCAATCAAAATGGGAATAAATGGCGAGACAAGTGCTGGATTATTAATGCGAATAGATAAAACACTAAGTAGCATAGATAATATTGCTGCAATATTTATATCAATTGGTGGTAATGATTTTTTAAGAAATATAGATAGAAATATAACAGAATCTAATATTGATAAAATTGTAGAAAATTCAAAAAAATATACAAATTGCATTGTATTACTTGGAATCCCAAGTAGTGTTAGTGGTAGCATACTAGGAAATGTATCACCAATATACAATAATATTTCAAAAAAATATAATATACTCGTAGAATCTAAAAGTATGGTAGAAATTTTAAAGGATCGCACTCTAAAAGTTGATCAAATACACCCAAATGAAGCTGGGCATAGTATGATTGCAACAAATATCGCAACATTGATAAAAAACAACAAATAA
- a CDS encoding YihY family inner membrane protein: protein MTNSIKNALGRIKQISKTIKKAYIGIKERIIELLSFFNNVETYAASLSLYSLSAIVPLIIIILSILLSIPNFQNEVKYIKDMILSNISPTNTDVIASHLDQFMENSKTLGMSAFVYVFIASILFFRNLENISSKLFESKKRTFFDAIIVYWALITLFPLGMGSSLYFSLEVQTLIKDMNLLNLFNLLPYISIWVIFFILFKILANKPLPLFSLMLSSFITMVVWSLLKWIFVYYVFFNKAYTTIYGSFSILMFFILWIYCSWIVILYGMRLTQGLITNFGGKKDDSMMI, encoded by the coding sequence ATGACAAATAGCATTAAAAATGCATTAGGACGAATAAAACAAATATCTAAAACAATTAAAAAAGCTTATATAGGTATAAAAGAAAGAATAATTGAATTATTAAGCTTTTTTAATAATGTAGAAACTTATGCTGCTTCATTATCATTATACTCACTATCTGCTATAGTGCCTTTGATTATTATTATACTATCGATACTGCTTTCAATACCAAATTTTCAAAATGAAGTAAAATACATAAAAGATATGATTCTATCAAATATATCTCCAACAAATACAGATGTAATAGCATCACACCTAGATCAATTTATGGAAAACTCAAAAACACTTGGAATGAGTGCTTTTGTATATGTATTTATCGCATCAATACTATTTTTTAGGAATCTAGAAAATATATCATCAAAATTATTTGAATCCAAAAAAAGGACTTTTTTTGATGCAATTATTGTATATTGGGCATTAATAACATTATTTCCACTTGGAATGGGATCTTCTCTTTATTTTAGTTTAGAAGTGCAGACATTAATAAAAGATATGAATTTATTAAATCTATTTAATTTATTGCCATATATATCAATATGGGTAATATTTTTTATATTATTTAAGATTCTAGCAAATAAACCATTGCCACTTTTTTCACTAATGTTATCATCATTTATCACTATGGTTGTATGGAGTTTATTAAAATGGATATTTGTATATTATGTATTTTTTAATAAAGCCTACACAACGATATATGGTTCTTTTTCTATATTGATGTTTTTTATACTTTGGATTTATTGTTCTTGGATTGTAATATTATATGGAATGAGATTAACTCAAGGATTGATTACAAATTTTGGTGGTAAAAAAGATGACAGCATGATGATATAA
- the nrfH gene encoding cytochrome c nitrite reductase small subunit, with amino-acid sequence MENNQNKKKFSIITIATIIAVTFVIVIGAYTFYYAEGFSYFSNKSEACNNCHVMNEVYEDWRNGSHREHATCNDCHIPNEFISKWMTKAQSGIGHAYAFTFKDLPTVLSATQKSKIDVQNNCIRCHSEIASNVVNPTTKKIHNYDNSLSCVSCHKNVGHLRNF; translated from the coding sequence TTGGAGAACAATCAAAATAAAAAGAAATTTTCCATTATTACTATAGCGACTATAATAGCAGTTACTTTCGTTATCGTGATAGGGGCATATACATTTTATTATGCAGAAGGATTCTCATACTTTAGTAACAAAAGTGAAGCATGTAATAATTGCCATGTTATGAATGAAGTATATGAAGATTGGAGAAATGGAAGCCATAGAGAACACGCTACATGCAATGATTGTCATATACCGAATGAATTCATATCAAAATGGATGACAAAAGCACAAAGTGGTATAGGTCATGCGTATGCATTTACATTCAAAGATTTACCAACGGTGCTTAGTGCAACACAAAAAAGTAAAATTGATGTACAAAATAATTGCATTCGTTGTCATTCAGAGATAGCAAGCAATGTAGTGAATCCTACTACAAAGAAAATTCATAATTATGATAATTCATTAAGTTGCGTATCGTGTCACAAAAATGTTGGACATCTAAGAAACTTTTAA
- a CDS encoding ammonia-forming cytochrome c nitrite reductase subunit c552, with product MSKQKSLVMPIVLTIAIIIGVAIVALLINISTKKNETMSLAPKSFVELSDDNPTFDYWGKNYPEYLDMYLKVEKEQPHSTNFGGNLAYSKLIRYPQLTILWAGYPFSIDANEERGHFWIQEDQMKTARNNKDFLNAHGFKAFGGQPTACMNCHSGWSPWLYKNASKGDSMEEKWVSFNSTKYWTMIKNVPEVEGVKDHSGIHGGTRMGVTCADCHNPQDMTLRITRQGLINSLAMRGYEKDPVQGIKADRNEMRTLVCAQCHVEYYFKPTGNKVTVMGESIASDSSKKWFDGTQKTYDEFDSWRDGNKPTEIQVDGIELVFPWSAWEKGKPFRIEMFDEHYDKVRNLEGGKAFKADWTHKDTKAPMIKIQHPETELYSGSVHAANNVSCADCHMPYIRKGAKKVTQHNITSPLFDINSSCKTCHNQSEEYLKNQVADIQKSVAFDLRSAEYATVSLIWDIKKIRDELGKQGKNDEEINNILKEPLELHRKGQMRGDFVGAENSTGFHNPREASRMLLQAVEMARQGQSALAVIAGKYNIEYKPSNATFEDIQKFNPGEIKYKVDMNGHKAGDRYYEHLNVNGNPPKELLELDKNVKPYVHTKIDNPVK from the coding sequence ATGTCTAAACAAAAATCATTAGTAATGCCAATAGTGCTTACAATAGCAATTATTATAGGTGTTGCGATTGTAGCATTACTAATAAATATTAGCACTAAGAAAAATGAAACAATGTCTCTTGCACCAAAAAGCTTTGTAGAGCTAAGTGACGACAATCCTACATTTGATTATTGGGGAAAAAACTATCCAGAATATCTTGATATGTATTTAAAAGTTGAAAAAGAGCAGCCACATTCAACAAATTTTGGTGGGAATTTAGCATATAGTAAGCTGATTAGATATCCACAATTAACAATTCTTTGGGCAGGATACCCTTTTAGTATAGATGCAAATGAAGAAAGAGGACACTTTTGGATTCAAGAAGACCAAATGAAAACAGCAAGAAACAATAAAGATTTCTTAAATGCTCATGGTTTCAAAGCGTTTGGAGGACAGCCTACTGCTTGTATGAACTGCCATAGTGGTTGGTCACCATGGCTTTACAAAAATGCTTCAAAAGGTGATAGTATGGAAGAGAAGTGGGTTTCATTCAACTCTACAAAATATTGGACTATGATTAAAAATGTCCCAGAAGTAGAAGGAGTAAAAGATCATAGTGGTATTCATGGTGGAACTAGAATGGGCGTAACATGTGCTGATTGCCATAATCCACAAGATATGACTTTAAGAATCACAAGACAAGGATTGATAAATTCTCTTGCAATGCGTGGGTATGAAAAAGATCCAGTGCAAGGAATAAAAGCTGATAGAAATGAAATGAGAACATTAGTTTGTGCTCAATGCCATGTTGAATATTACTTCAAACCAACAGGAAATAAAGTAACTGTTATGGGAGAATCTATTGCAAGCGATTCAAGCAAAAAATGGTTTGATGGCACACAAAAAACTTATGATGAATTTGATTCTTGGAGAGATGGAAACAAACCTACAGAAATACAAGTAGATGGAATAGAGCTTGTATTCCCTTGGAGTGCTTGGGAAAAAGGTAAACCATTTAGAATAGAAATGTTTGATGAGCATTATGACAAAGTGAGGAACTTAGAAGGTGGTAAAGCATTTAAAGCTGATTGGACTCATAAAGATACAAAAGCTCCTATGATTAAGATTCAACACCCAGAAACAGAGCTTTATAGTGGTAGCGTTCATGCTGCTAATAATGTAAGCTGTGCAGATTGTCATATGCCTTATATCAGAAAAGGTGCTAAAAAGGTTACACAACACAATATTACTTCGCCTTTATTTGATATAAATAGTTCTTGTAAAACTTGCCATAATCAAAGTGAAGAATATTTAAAAAATCAAGTTGCAGATATTCAAAAATCTGTTGCATTTGACTTAAGAAGTGCAGAATATGCTACTGTTAGCTTGATTTGGGATATTAAGAAAATAAGAGATGAATTAGGCAAACAAGGCAAAAATGATGAAGAAATCAACAATATCCTAAAAGAACCATTAGAACTTCATAGAAAAGGACAAATGAGAGGTGATTTTGTTGGTGCTGAAAACTCTACAGGATTCCACAATCCAAGAGAAGCTAGTAGAATGCTATTACAAGCAGTTGAAATGGCAAGACAAGGTCAAAGTGCACTAGCTGTAATTGCTGGTAAATACAATATCGAATACAAACCAAGTAATGCAACTTTTGAAGATATTCAAAAATTTAATCCAGGAGAGATTAAATATAAAGTCGATATGAATGGTCATAAAGCAGGAGATAGATATTATGAACATCTAAATGTAAATGGTAATCCTCCAAAAGAGTTATTAGAGTTAGATAAAAATGTCAAACCTTATGTGCATACAAAAATTGATAATCCTGTAAAATAA
- a CDS encoding prepilin-type N-terminal cleavage/methylation domain-containing protein, giving the protein MKRVGFSMIELVFVIVIVGVLTAIALPRFSVSRDDACFAKLRANLSETETILSREYTKKFLQGATINAADTLTYLKTLENNNSDNCSFKVNSASSVTANIRSVSVALTVTTDPNTKSPVLTCNVNDESCRKLTGKAK; this is encoded by the coding sequence ATGAAAAGAGTTGGCTTTAGTATGATAGAACTTGTGTTTGTTATTGTTATAGTTGGTGTATTGACTGCTATTGCTTTACCTAGATTTTCAGTTAGTAGAGATGATGCGTGTTTTGCAAAACTTAGAGCAAATCTATCTGAAACTGAAACAATTTTATCAAGAGAATACACAAAAAAATTTTTACAAGGAGCTACAATAAATGCTGCTGATACACTAACATATCTAAAAACTTTAGAAAACAATAATAGTGATAATTGCTCATTTAAAGTAAATAGTGCTAGTAGCGTGACTGCTAATATTAGATCTGTTAGTGTTGCTTTAACTGTTACAACTGATCCTAATACAAAATCACCAGTCCTTACTTGTAATGTGAATGATGAATCATGTAGGAAATTAACAGGTAAAGCAAAATAA